From Bacillota bacterium, a single genomic window includes:
- the rplU gene encoding 50S ribosomal protein L21 translates to MAEYAVVDVGGRQYRVAPGDVITVEHMDAPVGQELSLDRVLMLRQGERVLVGAPVVEGARAVARVVEHGRGRKVLVFKYKPKVNYRRRYGHRQPFTRLAIERVELGP, encoded by the coding sequence GTGGCAGAGTACGCCGTAGTTGACGTCGGCGGGCGGCAGTACCGGGTCGCCCCGGGCGACGTCATCACGGTTGAGCACATGGACGCGCCGGTGGGCCAGGAACTGAGCCTTGACAGGGTGCTCATGCTGCGCCAGGGTGAGCGGGTGCTCGTAGGAGCTCCGGTCGTCGAGGGCGCGAGGGCTGTGGCGCGTGTGGTGGAGCACGGGCGCGGCCGCAAGGTGTTGGTGTTCAAGTACAAGCCGAAGGTCAATTACCGGCGGCGGTACGGGCACCGGCAGCCGTTCACGCGCCTTGCCATCGAGCGGGTGGAGCTTGGGCCCTAG